DNA from Pelobacter propionicus DSM 2379:
GTTTCCCGGGAAGGCGGGAATACGCGGGCCGAGAAAGCTGTTGACACGGCTGGATGCATTTCCTATGGTTAGCACGCTTATTCTCAGGGCGGGGTGAAATTCCCCACCGGCGGTATCCCGGTCTTTCCGGGGAGCCCGCGAGCGCCCCTTCCAGCATGAAGGGGGTCAGCAGATCTGGTGCGATGCCAGAGCCGACGGTTACAGTCCGGATGAAAGAGGATACGGCAGCCACCCACCCGCCATCGGTATTCCCGTGGCCGGGGCTGTTCGGCCGCGCGCCGACAGCTGCCCGTTCCGTAGCCCTGATTCTGGTAAGCCACCATATTCCCGGAGGTAGAACCATGAATCAGTCGTATTTCCCCCACCATCAATCCGATCTCTCACTGCAACGCGTGGAGGCTGCGCTGGATGCGCTGCGCGCGGGCCAAGGCGTGCTGGTCACCGACGACGAACAGCGCGAAAACGAGGGCGACCTGATCTTCGCCGCCCAGAGCCTGACCAGGGAGCAGGTCGCCATGCTGATCCGCGAGTGCAGTGGCATCGTCTGTCTCTGTCTGACCGACGAGGCGGTGCGTCGCCTGGACCTTCCCCTGATGGTCAGTGACAACAGCAGCCGCTACCAGACCGCCTTCACCGTCTCCATCGAGGCGGCGGAAGGGGTGACCACTGGCGTGTCCGCCGCCGACCGCCTGACCACCATCCGGGCAGCCATTGCCGACGATGCCGGCCCCTTGTGCCTCAGCCGTCCCGGCCATGTCTTCCCCTTGCGTGCCCGCCCCGGCGGGGTGCTGGAGCGCCGGGGGCACACCGAGGCGACCGTCGACCTGATGCGCCTTGCGGGCCTGAAGCCGTGCGGGGTGCTGTGCGAGTTGACCAATCCGGACGGCAGCATGGCGCGTATGCCCGAAATTGTTGCCTTTTCAAGGAAGCATGGTTTCCCGCTGATCACGGTGGAGGAGTTGGTGCAATACCGCATTGTTCGGGAACAGCCGGCCGCCTTGCTGCAAGCTGAAGCCGAAAGCGCTGGTGCGCTCTGTTCCGCGTAGAGGGGAGGCCAGATGCAGACAGAGGAATTGGATGTCAGGACGGAGCGGCGCAGCCAATTCGTCGATATCACCGCTCGGGTCGGGGAGCTGGTTGGCGTCAAAAACTGGCGCAACGGGATGCTGACCGTCTTCTCCCCCCACACCACCGCCGGGATTACCATCAACGAAAACGCCGACCCGGACGTGACCCGCGACATGGAGTGGTTCTGCGAACGGCTGATCCCCCGAAGCCGGGAGTTCCGCCACGCTGAGGGGAACTCGGACGCCCACATCAAGGCCAGTTTCTTTGGCTCGTCGCTGCAGGTGATCGTCCGCGACGGAAAACTCTGGCTGGGGACCTGGCAGGCGCTCTACTTCTGCGAATTCGACGGCCCCCGCCGGCGCACGGTCTATCTGGCCTTCAGCGGCGAGCAGTCGGTCGGCTCCCCGGCCTATACGATGGATACCTTTCCCTACCACGACATGGGCTGATGGCCCGTTGTGAGGGCAGCGGAAACAATTCGGGGGACCCCTGTCTGGGTGTCCCCCGAATCTCCGCGTGTTCTTTGTCTGTCCTGTTTCGGCTCAGCCGACCTTGACCTCGATCTTGCGCGGTTTGGCCGCCTCGGCCTTGGGGATCTGCAGGGTCAGGATGCCGTTGGCTAAATCCGCCCTGGCCCTCTGCTGATCAAGGGTTTCCGGGATGGAAAACTGGCGGTAGTAGCTGGCCAGTTGGAATTCGGTGTACACCGGCTGCCCCGGCATGTCGTGGCTGACCTGGGCGTTGATGGTCAGGATCCCCTTCTCTACGCTGACAGCCAGGCTCTCCTTGGCTGCCCCCGGTACATCAGCGGTCAGGATCAGCCCCTCGTCGGTCTCGACGATGTTCACCGCCGGCTTGATGTATTTTTCGCTCGACCTGGTGTCTTCACGGGTCTGGAGATTCTTGTCGCTTCCCTGCTCGTTCAATCCGTTCACCGCCATGGTTGTCTGACCTCCTTTCATCCATAATTCTCTCTGGGTGTCGCTGCTCACGAAAGCTTGATCTCGATCTTTTTGGGCTTGGCATGCTCGGCCTTTGCCAGTCGGATGCGCATGATGCCGTTTCTGCTCTCGGCGCTGATCCTGTCGGGATCGATGTCCACCGGCAGCTCCAGGGTCCGCGAAAACGTGCCCGAGCCCAGTTCGCTGCGGTGCACGATCTGCCCTTCCTTGGGCTCGAACGGTTTGCGCTCTCCGCTGATGGTGATGGTGTTGCGCAGCACCGAGAGGTCGATCTCCCCGGGGTCCACGCCGGGAAGCAGCGCATCCACATATACGTTCCCCTCGTCCTCACTGAAATTGACCAGCGGGAAGCGCCGCGTCACCGCCGGGGAAAGGAACGCGGTTGCCAGTGGATGGCTCACTCCCGCTCCGCGAAATGCCTCGTTGATCTCCCTTCTCAGGTTGTCCAGTTCTCTGAATACATCCCAGCCTGCCATGTGGAGTACCTCCTTTCGTTAGCTGTTTCTTTAAAAAGAGATAAGCATGATCGTGGGCTTGTCAAGGGGGGAAAAGGAGAGCTCTTCGGGGAGTGCTGGCCGAATCTGACCGCCAGTCGCTTGGTCTGAGCCCCTGAACCGCGGGATCGGGCGGTTCAGGGGGGATGGGAGTCATTCATCGGAGGGGAGGAAGATGGCTGCTGCCGTACCGACGGCACGCGGTTAGGCCAGCTTCTGCTCGTTGACGATTTCCGCGAACTGCTTGAAAAGTTGCGGGTTGAAGGCTCCCTTTTGGGTCTGTTCACCCATCAGCCTGATCGCTTCGGCGTGTGAAATCGCCTTGCGATAGGCCCGGTCCATGATCAGGGCGCAGTACACGTCGCAGAGAGCCGATACCTGTCCGCTGCGGGGGATCTCGTCGCCCTTGATTCCGGTGGGATAGCCGTTGCCGTCGTATCTTTCGTGGTGGTAGCGAACGATGTTGAGCGCGACCTCACCGTATTTCCCGCTGTGCTTCAGGTACTCGTACCCCTTCTGGGTATGCTGCTTGACCTTGTAGTATTCGATGTCGGTGAGGGCGTCGTTCTTGTCCAGCACCTCGTTGGTGATGAAGGTCATGCCGTAATCGTGAACCAGCGAGCCGAGCCCCATGTCCAGCAGTTCGTCCGGGGCCAGGTCGTAGATGCGCTCGTGAACCAGCAGGCAGAGCGCCGTAACCTGTACGGTGTGGCTGAAGATGTAGAAGTTGTGGTTCGTGATGGTATGCAGCGAGGCCAGGGGGTGGGGGTCACTGGCCGCGTACTGCAGCATGTGCTGGACGATGTTGCAGCATCTCTGCAGGTTGGCCGACTCCTCTGGGGATTCGAACATGTCGATGACGCAGTTCACCGCCGTCTGGTAGAGCAGCCTCCCCTTGGCCATGCTGCTCAGCTCCTCCCGGGCGAGCATTTCCGTCAGGTTGCTCTCCATGAATTCGTTGAGCAGTTCCATGTCGCCGCTCCTGACATAGAGAAATTCGGTGAAATTCCTCTCCAGTCGGCGCTGGTCCTCCACGGTGAACATCCTCTCCGGCGCCTTGTAGAGGACGTAATTGCCGCTGCTCTTGAGGTACAGCGCCACGCTGGGAAAGTGGTCCGGAGAGATGCTGTCGATGCTGATCGCCCGCCAGTAACGGTCTTTACTCATGGATTCTCCTTGGTTCCGATGGTACGTGTTTCGGCCCATGGGCCGTCACGGATGGATGTGGTCCCTGGCAACCAGCCACGGAACCGAGGGCATTCGTGACTTCATTCCAGAATTCAAGCAGGAGTTCCCGCTCCTCGCCATCTGTGCGATTGATCCCCCTGGTGATGACGGAGTTCAGTTTGGCCAATATGGTGCGATCCTTATGGGAAGCCCTCAGCTCCCTGCGGAGCACCTGTATGGGCATGCCTAGGGACTTCATGGCGATCCTCCCCGGTATTCGGTATTCGGTCTATGATGGCTGCTGACCTGAGCCCCCATGGCGCACGAACAGCCGGATGCGTGACAAAGGAAGCCCCAAAAAACAAAAAGCCCGCATTTTCTTTTGAAAAGGCAGGCATGAATGGGGGATGCACGGATGCACCACCCCCTGTACCGCTTCGACAACCCCTCTTCCCGTTCTGGGTAGGTGGCTTTGCGTCATCCGGTCCCCCGGATTTTGCCTTTTCGGTGATAGTTCGTATTCAATTTTCGCTAGTTGGGCATTTAGTATGCGTAGATTGGTGGTATATGTCAATGGTGAATGTGGAATACGAGATCAGCCGGCGCTTCTGGCAGGGACGGAAGCGCAGGTAGGCGAGGTGCCCGATGCAAAGCGGTTTTTCCCCCGAAACGATCAAGGCGCTTGTGGATGCAGGCGGTTTTTTCTTCTCGGTGCTCTCCGGCGCGGCCGCTGGCCTGTGGGCGCTGGTAAGGTGGCTCGACGACCGGCGCGACCAGCGACTTCAGGAGGAGCGGCTGGAATCTGCCCGTCTGGATCAGAAGCGGTTGGCGTCCGAGCAGGCCGAGCAGGCCCGTCGCGCCGAGCTGGAGCGGCGCGAACAGGAGGAGCAGGGGCGGCGGGCCGAGCGGGCCGCCAACCTGATCTGCGAATTCAGCAAGTCCAAGACGCCGGAAGAGCGTGCCTGGACGGCCCTGGCCCTCGGCCTGTATCCGGAGGAGACCCTGCGGCTTCTGGTCTGCTCTCTGGGGCAGTTCAGCGAGGAGAGCGTTCAGGGGGTGCAGCTGGCTCTGGTCTCGTTCGGCAGCCGTGCTGTTGACGAGGTGGTCCGTCTCAACCGGGTTGCCCGCTCCTTCGAGGCGGACCGCGACGACGAGCCAGCTGACGGCGTCCCGCTGTACGATACGGCCAGGCTGCTGGAGAGGACCAAGGTCGTGCTCCAGCATATCCTGCTGCAGATGCCGGCGGAGCAGATTTCCCACCTTGTCCTGGAGGGGGTCGACCTGTCCGGGGCCCGTTTCCAGGGTGCCGCGCTGCAGGGGGTGGGGTTCAATGACTGCCGCCTGGAGGGGACGATTTTCAAGCGCGCCAATCTGCGCGGAGCCAGCCTGCGGGAGGTCTCCATCCGTGGCGCGCTATTCACCAGGGCATCCCTGAACGGCGCCGACTTCAGTGATGCCTTTGGGGCGGCGGAGATGATCAAGGTGCACGCTGACGATGCCCGCTTTGACCGGGCTTTGCTGCAGGAGACGAATTTCGACGGCGCCAGTCTGAAGCGCGCCAGCTTCGTCCGGACGCAGCTGGAGGATGCCTCCCTGCAGGGCGCCCAGCTGCATGATGCCCGCCTGGAAAACGCCTGGCTGGGAAGGGTGCATGGCCGCAAGCTGGTGGCGCCGGAGGCGTCATTCCGCCATGTGAAGCTGCAGCACGGGGATCTGGAAGAGGCCCGCCTGACCAAGGCGCTCTTCGAACAGTGCGAACTGAACGGTGCCCGGGCCAAGGGAATGGATGCCGATGGAGTCATCTTCAGAAACTGCAACCTGGGAGGGGTGGATTTCAGCGGATCACGCCTGGCCGATGCCTGTTTTGCGGGTTGCAACCTGGGAGGCGCCGATTTCCGCGGCTCCGTCCTGGAGGGGGCCGAGTTCAGGCACTGCACCAATGGCGGCTCGGCCCATTTCGACCAAGCCGGACAAGATGGGGCGCGCTTCGTTGAGTGCGGCTGAATGCGTTGTCTTTCAGATACTCTCTCGGCGTTTCACGCTTCGGCTTTTCGCCACCAGTTCACCATAAGTGACCAGGAGAAGCCCCCTGGCCTCTCCTCCACGCGCCCTGCAAATCTTCACCAGAATGTCAAAATTCAGACACCAATCCGATTCGCGGCAAGCTCCTGCCCGCGGTGCCGCAATCAAGTCCCTTTTGGCAAGAGGGGAGAGCCGGAATCCTTCGGTTGGGGGGCGGCACCCCCATGTGCGCCGGCTGCAGCGGTCTGGAGGTGGTCAGGCAGATCTGCGACATCATCGGCGAGAGGAGCGTGTTCAGCAATGCGGCCGGCTGCATGACCCTGCTCAGCGTCTACCCCTTCACCCCCTTCCGCGGCTCCTGGATCTACACGGCCATGGCCTCGGCTCCGGCCGGCGCCCAGGGGGTCCGCGATGCGCTGGACATCCTCCTGGCCAGGGGACGCCTTACCCCAGAGGAGGATCTGGCCACGGTTGTGCTGGCCGGTGACGGATCCTCCTCTGGCATCGGGCTTTCGGCCATATCCGCCGCCATCGATCGTAACCTGGAATTTCTCCACATCTGCTACGACAACGAAGGGTACGGCAATACCGGCCAGCAGGCCTTAGCCGCCACTCCCCATGGCGCCAGGACCGCAACCAGCAGGGGAGCGGCTGGTCATCAAGGCCGCAAGAAGGATCTCTTCCGTCTCTGGGTCGCCCATCGGCCGGCCTATGTGGCCACGGTCGCCGGGGCGGAACCGCTGGACCTCGCCCGCAAGATCGCAGGTGCGATGGAGATTTGCGGGCCCAAGCTTGTCATCGCCCTGGCTCCCTGCCCCACCGGCTGGGACTTCGATCCCGCCGAAACCGTGAAGATCGGTAAACTGGCAATAAGGAGCGGTGTCTGGCCCCTGAAGGAGTATATCGGCGGGAAGGTCACCCACACCCTCATACCCCGCCGGCGCCTTGCGGTTGAAGAGTACCTGCGGCAGCAGGGGCGGGTAGGTTTTGGACATCCACCCTGAGCTACAGCTCACCCTTCATTTTTCTGATGCCGGTTTCGAACATCTGATGGATCACGCTTTTGGGATGGTTGCTGACATATGCGGAGAAGTACAGGTAGAGCAGCCAGATGATGCCGGCGAACACCATGCCCAGAACCAGTTGCCTGCGCCTTTTCCACCAGATGGCCCGATGGCTTTCCCCGGCCTCGACGGTATCCAGGTAGGCGTAGTGCCTGTTCGCCGCCAGGTTGCCGTCAACGCTGAGCGGCTCCACGTCGGCGAATCCCTTGAACTGGCGTATGCGCTTCAACTGTATGCCGCTGGTGTGCTGGTTGATGGCGGAGCGTGCGGCCTCGTCGATGAACATGAACTGCAAACCGGTGTTGAAGCAGGTCTGGCGTTCCCCTGCCGCGTCGTTCTGACGGGAAAAGATCACCCGTGCGGCAACATCCACGATGCGGCGCGACGAGGGGACGAAGATCTCCAGCAGCAGCGGCTCGTCGACCGGAAATAGCTGGTCGGTGGAGATCCTCAGGCCGCCGCCGCTGATATTGACCGC
Protein-coding regions in this window:
- the ribB gene encoding 3,4-dihydroxy-2-butanone-4-phosphate synthase, which gives rise to MNQSYFPHHQSDLSLQRVEAALDALRAGQGVLVTDDEQRENEGDLIFAAQSLTREQVAMLIRECSGIVCLCLTDEAVRRLDLPLMVSDNSSRYQTAFTVSIEAAEGVTTGVSAADRLTTIRAAIADDAGPLCLSRPGHVFPLRARPGGVLERRGHTEATVDLMRLAGLKPCGVLCELTNPDGSMARMPEIVAFSRKHGFPLITVEELVQYRIVREQPAALLQAEAESAGALCSA
- a CDS encoding secondary thiamine-phosphate synthase enzyme YjbQ, which encodes MQTEELDVRTERRSQFVDITARVGELVGVKNWRNGMLTVFSPHTTAGITINENADPDVTRDMEWFCERLIPRSREFRHAEGNSDAHIKASFFGSSLQVIVRDGKLWLGTWQALYFCEFDGPRRRTVYLAFSGEQSVGSPAYTMDTFPYHDMG
- a CDS encoding Hsp20/alpha crystallin family protein codes for the protein MAVNGLNEQGSDKNLQTREDTRSSEKYIKPAVNIVETDEGLILTADVPGAAKESLAVSVEKGILTINAQVSHDMPGQPVYTEFQLASYYRQFSIPETLDQQRARADLANGILTLQIPKAEAAKPRKIEVKVG
- a CDS encoding Hsp20/alpha crystallin family protein → MAGWDVFRELDNLRREINEAFRGAGVSHPLATAFLSPAVTRRFPLVNFSEDEGNVYVDALLPGVDPGEIDLSVLRNTITISGERKPFEPKEGQIVHRSELGSGTFSRTLELPVDIDPDRISAESRNGIMRIRLAKAEHAKPKKIEIKLS
- a CDS encoding HD-GYP domain-containing protein, with the translated sequence MSKDRYWRAISIDSISPDHFPSVALYLKSSGNYVLYKAPERMFTVEDQRRLERNFTEFLYVRSGDMELLNEFMESNLTEMLAREELSSMAKGRLLYQTAVNCVIDMFESPEESANLQRCCNIVQHMLQYAASDPHPLASLHTITNHNFYIFSHTVQVTALCLLVHERIYDLAPDELLDMGLGSLVHDYGMTFITNEVLDKNDALTDIEYYKVKQHTQKGYEYLKHSGKYGEVALNIVRYHHERYDGNGYPTGIKGDEIPRSGQVSALCDVYCALIMDRAYRKAISHAEAIRLMGEQTQKGAFNPQLFKQFAEIVNEQKLA
- a CDS encoding pentapeptide repeat-containing protein, producing the protein MQSGFSPETIKALVDAGGFFFSVLSGAAAGLWALVRWLDDRRDQRLQEERLESARLDQKRLASEQAEQARRAELERREQEEQGRRAERAANLICEFSKSKTPEERAWTALALGLYPEETLRLLVCSLGQFSEESVQGVQLALVSFGSRAVDEVVRLNRVARSFEADRDDEPADGVPLYDTARLLERTKVVLQHILLQMPAEQISHLVLEGVDLSGARFQGAALQGVGFNDCRLEGTIFKRANLRGASLREVSIRGALFTRASLNGADFSDAFGAAEMIKVHADDARFDRALLQETNFDGASLKRASFVRTQLEDASLQGAQLHDARLENAWLGRVHGRKLVAPEASFRHVKLQHGDLEEARLTKALFEQCELNGARAKGMDADGVIFRNCNLGGVDFSGSRLADACFAGCNLGGADFRGSVLEGAEFRHCTNGGSAHFDQAGQDGARFVECG
- a CDS encoding thiamine pyrophosphate-dependent enzyme, encoding MCAGCSGLEVVRQICDIIGERSVFSNAAGCMTLLSVYPFTPFRGSWIYTAMASAPAGAQGVRDALDILLARGRLTPEEDLATVVLAGDGSSSGIGLSAISAAIDRNLEFLHICYDNEGYGNTGQQALAATPHGARTATSRGAAGHQGRKKDLFRLWVAHRPAYVATVAGAEPLDLARKIAGAMEICGPKLVIALAPCPTGWDFDPAETVKIGKLAIRSGVWPLKEYIGGKVTHTLIPRRRLAVEEYLRQQGRVGFGHPP